In Streptosporangium album, the following are encoded in one genomic region:
- a CDS encoding FAD-binding oxidoreductase, with amino-acid sequence MDALHEMDGVFPADALRETGVTVREAGPGDEVAGVAPRWVALPETTEEVAALMRVSAEHDLAVTPVGGGTKLHWGNPPERCDLLIDTCCLNQVLEHASGDLVAIVQAGVTMDTLAETLAAEGQELSLDVPLDGATVGGTLATAIAGPRRFRYGTARDLLIGITVVLADGTTARSGGKVVKNVAGYDLGKLFTGSYGTLGVITEATFRLHPVPDDRRWITVELPVPGAGAAGRPDDAPGLGALVAGLAASQAEPSAIEVDWPDVRVGPVVSVLVEGTAADARARAVHALLEERGTPWTTTGPPGWWGTPPSQDVLLELRVSPSRVDGALRAIAAGGPPAHVRGSAAVAVLQIALPPDVGGAVLADYVSRLRDDLGHLGARLTVLAAPRDLTGRLDRWGPVGALSLMRQVKERFDPGRRMSPGRSAGGI; translated from the coding sequence ATGGACGCGCTACACGAGATGGACGGAGTGTTTCCCGCGGACGCGCTGCGTGAGACGGGCGTGACGGTCCGGGAGGCGGGCCCCGGCGACGAGGTGGCCGGAGTCGCGCCCCGCTGGGTGGCGCTGCCGGAGACGACCGAGGAGGTCGCCGCGCTGATGCGGGTCTCGGCCGAACACGATCTCGCCGTGACCCCGGTCGGCGGCGGCACTAAGCTGCACTGGGGCAACCCACCCGAACGCTGTGACCTGCTGATCGACACCTGCTGTCTGAACCAGGTGCTGGAACACGCCTCCGGGGACCTGGTGGCCATCGTCCAGGCGGGCGTCACCATGGACACGCTCGCCGAGACCCTCGCCGCCGAGGGACAGGAACTCTCCCTCGACGTCCCCCTCGACGGCGCCACCGTCGGCGGCACACTCGCCACCGCGATCGCCGGCCCCCGCAGGTTCCGGTACGGCACGGCCCGCGACCTGCTGATCGGCATCACGGTCGTGCTGGCGGACGGCACGACCGCCAGGTCCGGTGGCAAGGTCGTCAAGAACGTCGCAGGCTATGACCTCGGCAAGCTGTTCACCGGTTCCTACGGCACGCTCGGCGTCATCACCGAGGCCACCTTCCGTCTCCACCCCGTCCCGGACGACCGCCGCTGGATCACCGTCGAGCTGCCCGTACCCGGGGCCGGAGCCGCCGGGCGGCCGGACGACGCACCGGGCCTGGGCGCGCTCGTCGCCGGGCTCGCGGCGTCCCAGGCCGAGCCGAGCGCGATCGAAGTGGACTGGCCCGACGTCCGGGTCGGGCCCGTTGTGTCCGTCCTGGTCGAGGGGACGGCGGCCGACGCCCGGGCTCGGGCCGTACACGCTCTGCTGGAGGAGCGCGGGACGCCGTGGACCACCACCGGGCCTCCCGGCTGGTGGGGCACTCCTCCCAGCCAGGACGTGCTACTGGAGCTGCGCGTCTCGCCGTCCCGCGTGGACGGCGCACTGCGTGCGATCGCGGCGGGGGGACCGCCCGCGCACGTGCGTGGATCAGCGGCGGTCGCGGTCCTGCAGATCGCCCTGCCTCCGGACGTGGGCGGAGCGGTCCTCGCCGATTATGTGTCCCGTCTCCGTGACGACCTCGGTCACCTGGGCGCCAGGCTGACCGTTCTCGCCGCGCCTCGGGATCTCACCGGCCGACTCGACCGCTGGGGGCCGGTCGGCGCGCTGTCACTGATGCGGCAGGTCAAGGAACGGTTCGACCCCGGCCGGAGGATGTCTCCCGGCCGGTCTGCGGGAGGGATCTGA
- a CDS encoding FAD-linked oxidase C-terminal domain-containing protein — protein sequence METRTLDGLARHFQELLGDGAVITDPVRLRTYECDGLTYHRATPGVVVLPETAEQIAAVVRACNAHGVPFVARGAGTGLSGGALPRTDGVLIVTSRMRRILSVDVADRCAVVEPGVTNLAITEAVRHLGYYYAPDPSSQQVCTIGGNIAENSGGAHCLKYGFTVNHVLALEIVTPDGDIVELSDTDPGYDLLGVFVGSEGTLGITTKVTVRLTRAPETVTTLLAAFDGIEQGGQAVSAIIGGGIVPAAIEMMDALAIEAAEAAVACAYPEGAGAVLIVELDGPAAEVTHQFDAVTRICRETGAFELRVAADPAERAAIWKGRKSAFAAVGRISPAYIVQDGVVPRTALPEVLGRIDLLSREYGIRVANVFHAGDGNLHPLVLFDDAETGAGERAELVSGKILDLCIEHGGSITGEHGVGVDKSRYMSKMFSDDDLDTMQLVRCAFDPRGLSNPGKIFPTPRLCGEVPGVHKGVHPLVESGQAEQF from the coding sequence ATGGAGACGAGGACACTCGACGGGCTGGCCCGGCACTTCCAGGAGCTGCTCGGCGACGGGGCGGTGATCACCGATCCGGTACGGCTGCGCACCTACGAGTGCGACGGGCTGACCTATCACCGGGCCACCCCCGGCGTCGTCGTGCTGCCGGAGACCGCCGAGCAGATCGCGGCCGTGGTGAGAGCCTGCAACGCCCACGGCGTGCCGTTCGTGGCCAGAGGCGCGGGGACGGGGCTGTCCGGCGGGGCGCTGCCGCGGACCGACGGGGTGCTGATCGTCACCTCCAGGATGCGGCGGATCCTCTCCGTCGACGTGGCGGACCGGTGTGCCGTGGTGGAGCCGGGGGTCACCAACCTGGCGATCACCGAGGCGGTGCGCCACCTGGGTTACTACTACGCGCCCGACCCGTCCAGCCAGCAGGTCTGCACGATCGGCGGCAACATCGCGGAGAACTCCGGCGGCGCGCACTGCCTGAAGTACGGCTTCACGGTCAACCACGTGCTCGCACTGGAGATCGTCACCCCCGACGGCGACATCGTCGAACTGTCGGACACCGATCCCGGATATGACCTGCTGGGCGTGTTCGTCGGATCGGAGGGCACCCTCGGCATCACCACCAAGGTCACCGTACGGTTGACCCGGGCGCCGGAGACCGTGACGACCCTGCTCGCGGCGTTCGACGGCATCGAGCAGGGCGGTCAGGCGGTGTCGGCGATCATCGGCGGCGGCATCGTGCCCGCCGCGATCGAGATGATGGACGCGCTGGCCATCGAGGCGGCCGAGGCCGCCGTGGCCTGCGCCTATCCCGAGGGGGCCGGGGCGGTGCTCATCGTGGAGCTGGACGGCCCTGCCGCGGAGGTCACCCACCAGTTCGACGCGGTGACGCGGATCTGCCGGGAGACCGGGGCGTTCGAGCTACGGGTCGCCGCCGACCCGGCCGAGCGCGCGGCGATCTGGAAGGGCCGCAAGTCGGCCTTCGCCGCGGTGGGCCGGATCAGCCCCGCCTACATCGTGCAGGACGGGGTCGTCCCCAGGACCGCGCTGCCCGAGGTGCTGGGGAGGATCGACCTGCTGTCGAGGGAGTACGGCATCCGGGTGGCCAACGTCTTCCACGCCGGAGACGGCAACCTGCATCCGCTGGTGCTGTTCGACGACGCGGAGACCGGGGCGGGCGAGCGGGCGGAGCTGGTCTCGGGGAAGATTCTCGACCTCTGCATCGAGCATGGCGGGTCCATCACCGGGGAACACGGTGTGGGTGTCGACAAGTCCCGATACATGTCGAAAATGTTCTCCGACGACGATCTCGACACCATGCAACTGGTGCGCTGTGCCTTCGATCCCCGTGGCCTGTCGAACCCCGGCAAGATCTTTCCCACACCACGCCTGTGCGGTGAGGTCCCAGGGGTGCACAAGGGCGTTCACCCGCTGGTCGAGTCAGGGCAGGCGGAACAGTTCTGA